In a genomic window of Polycladomyces abyssicola:
- the dnaI gene encoding primosomal protein DnaI codes for MNSIDKYVSHWKKQLKTDPERQLRTLLSHPSLQVFVQRHPDIPMEVYRRSLSRLHQYVQEHEHCSRCPGLNRCPNLVQGHRSELSVYAGYLDFRMTPCEKWEAHQEQQKRSRLIRSHHIPQDVLTATFELIEQDEHRADVIEAAIDFCSQFAHGKPRRGLYLYGPLGVGKSRIAGAIAQELVNYNVDSLMVYVPEFMRELRDAINEGSVAEKLDALKKVSVLVLDDIGAETLTPWIRDEVLGAVLQYRVAEGLPVIYTSNLSLDELEDHLAHSHKGGVERMKAKRIMERIRHYVDVYFVDGPNWRENQRSS; via the coding sequence GTGAATTCGATTGACAAGTACGTCAGTCATTGGAAAAAACAGCTGAAAACCGATCCGGAACGACAGTTGCGGACCTTGTTGTCTCACCCTTCTCTACAAGTATTCGTTCAGCGTCATCCGGATATACCGATGGAAGTATACCGCCGTTCTTTGTCTCGTTTGCACCAGTACGTGCAGGAGCATGAACATTGTTCCCGTTGTCCGGGATTAAACCGATGCCCCAACCTGGTGCAGGGACACCGGTCGGAGCTGTCCGTTTATGCGGGATATCTCGATTTCCGGATGACGCCTTGTGAGAAGTGGGAGGCTCACCAAGAACAGCAAAAGCGAAGCCGTTTGATCCGCAGTCACCATATCCCGCAAGATGTATTGACGGCCACATTTGAGTTGATCGAACAGGATGAGCATCGAGCGGACGTCATTGAAGCGGCCATCGATTTTTGCAGTCAGTTTGCTCATGGCAAGCCTCGCCGCGGATTATATCTGTATGGACCGCTGGGTGTGGGCAAAAGCCGGATTGCAGGTGCGATCGCACAGGAATTGGTCAATTACAATGTGGATTCCCTGATGGTGTATGTGCCGGAATTTATGCGGGAGTTGCGCGATGCCATCAACGAAGGGTCCGTAGCGGAAAAGTTGGATGCACTAAAAAAAGTGTCCGTGTTGGTTCTGGACGATATCGGCGCGGAAACGTTGACACCGTGGATTCGCGATGAAGTGCTGGGGGCGGTTTTGCAATATCGTGTAGCCGAGGGATTGCCTGTCATTTACACTTCCAACCTGTCGTTGGACGAGCTGGAGGATCATTTGGCCCATTCCCACAAAGGCGGTGTGGAGCGGATGAAAGCCAAACGGATCATGGAGCGGATTCGCCATTATGTTGACGTATATTTCGTGGACGGCCCCAACTGGAGAGAAAACCAACGATCATCCTGA
- a CDS encoding nitroreductase family protein — MDIWTAIRTRRSIGVMKPDPVPQKMIEQLLEAAVWAPCHHMTEPWRFFVLTGEGRRPLARTLVEIAREKMADPKTDENRAKLAKEEQKPFRAPVVIAVAVSPSDDPKVEMVEELAAVHAAVQNMLLAARAMGLGAIWRTGMPCYHPKMKKLFGLGEKEQLVGFVYVGYPAIDAPVKKRTPASEKTRWIDKDEPYHK, encoded by the coding sequence TTGGATATTTGGACAGCAATCCGTACACGTCGAAGCATTGGCGTCATGAAACCGGACCCAGTGCCGCAGAAAATGATTGAGCAATTACTGGAGGCGGCGGTGTGGGCGCCATGTCATCATATGACGGAGCCTTGGCGGTTTTTTGTATTGACCGGTGAGGGGCGCCGTCCCTTGGCGCGTACATTGGTGGAGATCGCACGCGAAAAGATGGCGGACCCCAAGACGGACGAAAACCGGGCCAAATTGGCGAAAGAAGAGCAAAAGCCGTTTCGTGCTCCGGTGGTGATCGCGGTAGCGGTTTCCCCATCCGACGATCCCAAAGTGGAAATGGTGGAGGAACTGGCAGCCGTTCATGCGGCCGTGCAAAACATGTTGCTCGCCGCCCGCGCAATGGGATTGGGGGCGATCTGGCGGACCGGCATGCCATGTTATCATCCGAAAATGAAGAAACTGTTCGGTCTCGGAGAGAAGGAACAATTGGTCGGCTTTGTATACGTCGGCTATCCCGCCATCGATGCTCCCGTTAAAAAGAGGACTCCTGCCAGTGAAAAAACGCGGTGGATCGATAAGGATGAACCGTATCATAAATAA
- a CDS encoding thioredoxin-like domain-containing protein, whose amino-acid sequence MVRAPEFPKDGIWLNTNRPLSLEALRGHVVLLDFWTYCCINCIHVLPDLAYLEKKYEAEPFVVIGVHSAKFHNERDPENIQNAIARYEIEHPVYVDSDHRVWDTYAVNAWPTFILIGADGRVVAKGSGEGLREALDRHIGQALADARDRGILADRKMDIRRPPIPEHPLSFPGKLDLHPTTGHLFVTDSNHNRILELKVNGNRAQIVQTIGSGQIGAEDGDFDTATFYRPQGLAVTDRFIYVCDTENHMIRRLDLASRKVETLAGTGEQASWGATGGHGPTTPLNSPWDCTVVGDQLLIAMAGPHQLWKLDLTTRQVEVFAGSGWENIVDGPAERAQLAQPSGIAHDGERLYFADSEVSALRTCDLQTGEVRTLIGRGLFVFGLKDGDFDSALLQHPLGVDVAGDRVYIADTYNHAIRVAHLPTQRIETLIARSEATTCRIGDEACEELPLNEPNDVLFHENKLYITDTNNHLLRVFDLTTRKLDTLELVE is encoded by the coding sequence ATGGTACGGGCACCTGAATTTCCGAAGGACGGTATATGGCTGAATACGAACCGCCCGCTTTCCCTCGAAGCATTGCGAGGCCACGTGGTTCTGCTCGATTTCTGGACTTACTGTTGCATCAACTGTATCCATGTGTTACCGGACTTGGCCTATTTGGAGAAGAAATACGAAGCGGAACCGTTCGTGGTGATCGGGGTGCATTCGGCCAAGTTCCACAACGAGCGTGACCCGGAAAACATACAAAATGCGATTGCCCGGTACGAAATCGAACACCCGGTTTATGTGGATTCGGATCACCGGGTGTGGGATACCTATGCAGTAAACGCCTGGCCCACCTTCATACTGATCGGTGCCGATGGTCGCGTGGTGGCCAAGGGGTCGGGAGAAGGATTGCGAGAAGCGCTGGACCGCCATATCGGACAAGCGCTGGCAGATGCGCGGGATCGGGGGATCTTGGCGGATCGGAAAATGGACATCCGACGTCCACCCATTCCGGAACATCCGCTGTCCTTTCCCGGCAAACTGGACCTTCATCCCACAACAGGGCATTTGTTTGTCACCGACTCCAATCACAACCGGATATTGGAGCTGAAGGTGAACGGTAACCGAGCACAGATTGTACAAACCATCGGTTCCGGCCAAATCGGGGCGGAGGACGGGGACTTCGACACCGCCACCTTTTACCGGCCGCAGGGATTGGCCGTTACAGACCGATTCATCTATGTTTGCGATACGGAAAACCATATGATCCGTCGACTGGACCTTGCCTCCCGCAAGGTTGAAACGCTTGCCGGCACAGGGGAACAAGCCAGCTGGGGGGCAACGGGCGGACACGGCCCCACGACTCCGCTCAATTCACCTTGGGATTGCACCGTGGTGGGTGATCAATTATTGATTGCGATGGCCGGACCACACCAATTGTGGAAACTGGATTTGACTACCCGACAGGTGGAAGTATTTGCGGGCAGCGGCTGGGAAAACATCGTCGATGGCCCCGCGGAACGAGCGCAACTGGCCCAACCCAGCGGGATTGCCCACGACGGAGAACGTCTCTATTTTGCTGACAGCGAAGTCTCTGCCCTGCGCACGTGTGATTTGCAAACCGGTGAAGTACGCACGTTAATCGGTCGGGGACTGTTTGTCTTCGGCCTGAAGGACGGGGATTTCGACTCCGCCTTGCTTCAGCATCCGTTAGGTGTGGACGTGGCGGGAGACCGGGTGTATATCGCCGACACCTATAACCATGCCATCCGCGTCGCCCATCTGCCCACGCAACGGATCGAAACGCTGATCGCGAGAAGCGAGGCTACGACCTGCCGGATCGGCGACGAAGCCTGCGAAGAACTGCCGCTGAACGAACCCAACGACGTGTTGTTCCACGAAAACAAACTGTATATCACCGACACCAACAACCACTTGCTCCGTGTGTTCGATTTGACCACACGGAAGTTGGATACGCTGGAATTGGTGGAATAG
- the queC gene encoding 7-cyano-7-deazaguanine synthase QueC produces MSEKAVVILSGGLDSTTCMGIAADKGYEIYALTFDYGQRHRHEVEHAKRVAQFYGVKQHRIVQLDFLRQIGGSALTDPDLEVPTEGVTDDIPVTYVPARNLIFLSLATSYAEVVGAHTIFIGVSAVDYSGYPDCRPEFIAAMNETIRRGTKTSQQERPIVIEAPLVHLSKADTIRLGTRLGVPYHLTTSCYQGQSPACGVCDSCRLRLKGFAEAGVEDPIPYVTRQSS; encoded by the coding sequence ATGAGCGAAAAGGCAGTTGTCATTTTGAGTGGTGGTTTGGACAGCACCACCTGCATGGGCATCGCCGCCGACAAAGGATATGAAATATACGCCCTCACCTTCGATTACGGCCAACGCCACCGGCACGAAGTGGAACACGCCAAACGCGTGGCCCAATTTTACGGCGTCAAACAGCATCGGATTGTTCAGCTGGATTTCCTCCGCCAGATCGGTGGCAGTGCACTCACCGACCCGGATCTGGAGGTACCAACCGAAGGGGTCACGGACGACATTCCCGTCACCTATGTGCCGGCCCGAAATTTGATCTTTTTGTCCCTGGCCACCTCCTATGCTGAAGTGGTCGGAGCCCACACCATTTTCATCGGCGTCAGCGCTGTCGATTACAGCGGGTATCCAGACTGCCGTCCGGAATTCATTGCAGCGATGAATGAAACAATCCGCCGCGGTACCAAGACGTCTCAACAAGAAAGACCCATCGTGATCGAAGCGCCGCTCGTTCATCTGTCCAAGGCGGACACGATTCGGCTGGGCACCCGATTGGGTGTACCGTATCATTTGACCACTTCCTGTTACCAGGGACAAAGTCCGGCTTGCGGCGTTTGCGACAGCTGCCGGCTAAGGCTAAAAGGGTTTGCTGAAGCGGGTGTGGAAGACCCGATTCCGTATGTGACACGTCAATCGTCATGA
- a CDS encoding 7-carboxy-7-deazaguanine synthase QueE produces the protein MMQTQDRDTKNLTLPMVEIFQTVEGEGLKAGYPTTFIRLYNCNLRCTWCDTKYSYAPYPPEFTATIGEIVEQTERFGNPFICLTGGEPLLYEEKALALIQELAALPLVEDIHIETNGAIRLDRFDTWRKSVPEGKKVRFVMDYKLTSSGEREKMIESNFHLLDERDEIKFVIANREEFEEAMEVVRRCVRKGNILFSPVWETLPPSQLVEWILAGENKRIKLNLQTHKYIWDPDKRGV, from the coding sequence ATGATGCAAACACAGGATCGAGATACAAAAAATCTCACCCTTCCCATGGTGGAAATCTTCCAGACCGTGGAGGGTGAAGGATTGAAGGCGGGCTATCCGACCACCTTCATCCGCTTGTACAACTGCAATCTTCGTTGCACCTGGTGCGATACCAAGTACAGTTATGCACCATACCCGCCCGAATTTACCGCCACCATTGGTGAAATCGTGGAACAGACGGAACGCTTCGGCAATCCCTTCATTTGCCTGACAGGCGGGGAACCGCTTTTGTATGAAGAGAAAGCATTGGCGTTGATCCAGGAGTTGGCCGCTCTCCCATTGGTGGAAGACATTCATATCGAAACCAATGGCGCCATCCGCCTCGACCGTTTCGATACTTGGCGGAAAAGCGTGCCAGAAGGAAAAAAAGTGCGGTTTGTAATGGATTATAAGCTCACTTCTTCCGGTGAGCGGGAAAAGATGATCGAGAGCAATTTTCATTTGTTGGACGAACGGGATGAAATCAAGTTTGTCATCGCCAACCGGGAAGAGTTCGAAGAGGCGATGGAAGTGGTTCGCCGCTGCGTAAGAAAGGGGAATATTCTCTTTAGTCCGGTGTGGGAGACGCTTCCCCCGAGTCAGCTGGTGGAATGGATCTTAGCTGGGGAGAACAAACGAATCAAGCTGAACCTACAGACGCACAAATACATCTGGGATCCCGACAAACGAGGGGTATGA
- the queD gene encoding 6-carboxytetrahydropterin synthase QueD, whose amino-acid sequence MSEKHLSDVNGTETTGESPAPGTYRFPPKLQVFGRDIQKEQLKYHHRRVAVEKSFTFDAAHHLHLYDGKCKSLHGHTYRLVLQVSGYVNEIGIVVDFKDLKQLVKERIMKPLDHQYLNEVLPPMNTSAENMIVWMWEQLEEGLANIGKPEQELRLEWLRLYETPTSSAFLKREWMVES is encoded by the coding sequence ATGAGTGAAAAACATCTGTCTGACGTAAACGGAACTGAAACGACAGGGGAATCCCCTGCACCGGGAACATACCGTTTTCCGCCAAAACTGCAAGTATTCGGTCGGGACATTCAAAAAGAGCAGTTGAAATACCACCACCGTCGCGTGGCTGTGGAAAAATCGTTCACCTTCGATGCAGCGCACCATCTCCATCTGTACGATGGCAAATGCAAAAGCCTGCACGGCCACACGTACCGGTTGGTTTTGCAAGTAAGCGGATATGTTAATGAAATCGGCATCGTGGTCGATTTCAAGGATCTGAAACAATTGGTCAAAGAACGAATCATGAAACCTTTGGACCATCAATATTTGAATGAAGTGCTGCCGCCTATGAACACCAGCGCGGAAAACATGATCGTCTGGATGTGGGAACAGTTGGAGGAAGGCTTGGCAAACATAGGTAAGCCTGAGCAGGAATTGCGTCTGGAATGGCTGCGTCTGTACGAGACACCCACCAGTTCCGCTTTCCTCAAGCGCGAATGGATGGTGGAATCATGA
- a CDS encoding DUF421 domain-containing protein produces MEYLQILLQTLVAFGTLLVVTVILGKQQIAEMTYFEYINGITVGSIAATLATDVDRNMGYHWLGLVAFSALTLLMSYVSLKSRKARKLLQGEPILIVSDGKIMEENMRKTRFTMAEILQLFRKKNVFDLSQVQFAVLENDGTLSVMMKPQYQPTTPKNVFQPSSVPQVPMELVVDGKVIHENLRKLGQSEKWLLEQIQKQKPVTSMDEVFYVAMESDGKLYVDLIDDKKKKN; encoded by the coding sequence ATGGAGTACTTGCAAATCCTATTGCAAACACTGGTTGCATTTGGAACTCTTTTGGTGGTGACCGTAATTCTCGGCAAGCAACAAATCGCCGAGATGACTTATTTTGAATATATTAACGGAATTACCGTCGGTTCCATCGCTGCTACACTGGCCACCGATGTAGACCGTAATATGGGATATCATTGGCTCGGTCTTGTGGCATTCAGTGCATTGACCTTGTTGATGTCTTACGTCTCCCTTAAAAGCCGAAAGGCACGCAAATTGTTACAAGGTGAGCCTATACTTATCGTTTCCGATGGCAAAATCATGGAAGAGAACATGCGGAAAACCAGATTTACCATGGCGGAAATTTTGCAGCTATTTCGGAAGAAGAACGTGTTTGATCTGTCCCAAGTTCAGTTTGCTGTTTTGGAGAATGATGGAACTCTCTCGGTCATGATGAAGCCGCAATACCAACCCACCACTCCCAAGAATGTGTTTCAGCCGTCTTCTGTTCCCCAGGTACCGATGGAACTGGTGGTGGACGGTAAAGTGATTCACGAAAACTTACGTAAACTCGGTCAATCGGAAAAATGGTTGTTGGAGCAAATTCAAAAACAAAAACCCGTCACCTCGATGGATGAGGTGTTTTATGTCGCCATGGAAAGTGATGGAAAGTTATACGTCGACTTAATAGACGATAAAAAGAAAAAGAACTAG
- a CDS encoding DUF1657 domain-containing protein — MTTHSKVRQTLASLEGAKATMDSYIAITQDEKAREIFRRNAQKLEVVLERLKKRMGEIEFEEPQFKGF, encoded by the coding sequence ATGACTACTCATTCAAAAGTCAGACAAACTTTAGCAAGCTTGGAAGGTGCCAAAGCTACGATGGATTCGTATATTGCTATCACACAAGATGAGAAAGCACGTGAAATATTTCGTCGTAACGCACAAAAGTTGGAAGTGGTACTGGAGCGCTTGAAGAAACGGATGGGGGAGATCGAGTTCGAAGAGCCCCAGTTCAAAGGGTTTTAA
- a CDS encoding DUF421 domain-containing protein produces MPEWLQVIVRSVVLIVFLILLTRSLGRKIAARMTYFDVVFAMVLSVIIAAVTLNIIQATYGFIALLTWALVGIGLSFFSIKSKAVHEILHGKEAVVIKHGKIMEDQLKKMRYTPEDLLQQLRSKQIFNVADVEFAVMEANGEINALLKANKQPITPKHLGVQTTPQTGTQTVILDGNIMDEALTTMGLNRGWLRTELDKIGVSPENVFLAQVDAMRDLYIDLFDDAIQPPQPTVRQLLLTTLEQAKADLKSFSLDTDNPKAKQTYQRCVKELESIIYDVRPLLK; encoded by the coding sequence GTGCCGGAATGGTTGCAGGTGATTGTTCGATCCGTTGTATTAATCGTTTTTTTGATCTTGCTGACCAGGAGTCTGGGCAGAAAGATCGCCGCCCGGATGACGTATTTTGATGTTGTATTCGCCATGGTGCTCTCTGTGATCATTGCCGCTGTCACTTTAAATATCATCCAGGCGACATACGGGTTTATCGCACTGTTGACATGGGCACTCGTGGGCATTGGCCTCAGCTTTTTCTCCATAAAGAGCAAAGCGGTCCATGAAATTCTTCATGGCAAGGAGGCCGTTGTCATTAAGCACGGTAAAATCATGGAAGATCAATTGAAGAAGATGCGTTACACTCCCGAAGATTTGTTGCAACAGCTCAGAAGCAAACAAATTTTTAATGTGGCTGATGTGGAATTTGCCGTGATGGAAGCCAACGGTGAGATCAATGCGCTGCTAAAAGCGAACAAACAGCCGATCACCCCCAAACATTTGGGAGTGCAGACCACTCCGCAAACCGGTACGCAAACGGTGATCTTGGATGGAAATATCATGGATGAGGCGTTGACCACCATGGGTCTCAACCGCGGTTGGCTTCGCACGGAACTGGATAAAATCGGGGTTTCGCCGGAAAATGTGTTTCTTGCTCAAGTAGATGCGATGAGGGATTTGTATATCGACCTCTTTGATGATGCGATTCAACCTCCTCAACCTACGGTAAGGCAATTGCTGCTCACTACTTTGGAACAAGCTAAGGCGGACCTGAAGAGCTTTTCCCTGGATACGGATAATCCGAAAGCGAAGCAAACGTATCAGCGATGCGTAAAGGAGCTGGAATCGATCATTTACGATGTGCGACCATTGCTGAAATAA
- the spoVAC gene encoding stage V sporulation protein AC, giving the protein MSDKKKKKLTPVQQEYQDFAKQREPKRPILKNCVMAFLFGGTICLIGQLISTFYMQCFGFNEKSAGDPTVATLIFISVLLTGLGVYDHIAQVAGAGTIIPVTGFANAMSSAAIEHRSEGYVLGVGGNMFKLAGSVIVFGVVSAFVIGTIKVIFKQVLGGF; this is encoded by the coding sequence ATGTCCGATAAAAAGAAGAAAAAACTTACTCCTGTCCAGCAAGAATATCAGGATTTTGCGAAACAGCGCGAACCGAAGCGCCCGATTTTAAAAAACTGTGTGATGGCTTTTTTGTTTGGGGGTACCATCTGTTTGATCGGGCAGCTGATTTCCACGTTCTATATGCAGTGCTTCGGCTTTAATGAAAAGTCAGCAGGTGATCCCACAGTGGCAACTTTGATCTTTATCTCTGTTTTGCTGACGGGTTTAGGAGTTTATGACCATATTGCCCAAGTGGCCGGTGCCGGTACAATCATTCCGGTGACGGGATTCGCCAATGCCATGTCTTCCGCAGCGATTGAACATCGATCGGAAGGATATGTACTCGGAGTTGGAGGAAACATGTTTAAATTGGCGGGTTCGGTGATTGTTTTTGGAGTGGTTTCCGCTTTTGTGATTGGAACCATCAAGGTGATTTTCAAGCAGGTATTAGGGGGATTCTAG